Proteins found in one Drosophila busckii strain San Diego stock center, stock number 13000-0081.31 chromosome 2R, ASM1175060v1, whole genome shotgun sequence genomic segment:
- the LOC108595040 gene encoding DNA polymerase epsilon subunit 4, with protein MASEELFQNDYSEEPELEQDVEQLAERDERENEVEKEKGKTNGSTVTNEETRHTATNGNKAAEQDHEAKLTQLPMGRVRNIMRLDPDLQIASNEAVFAVTRAVELFIESLARESFTYTVQAKKKTMQKRDVDMAISAVDSLLFLDGALNF; from the exons ATGGCAAGTGAAGAATTGTTTCAAAATGATTACTCGGAAGAGCCCGAGCTGGAACAGGATGTGGAGCAACTTGCAGAAAGGGATGAGAGGGAGAACGAAGTAGAGAAAGAGAAAGGTAAAACTAATGGATCGACTGTGACAAACGAGGAAACGAGACACACcg CAACCAATGGCAACAAGGCCGCAGAGCAGGACCACGAAGCCAAGTTGACACAGCTGCCTATGGGTCGCGTACGTAATATAATGAGACTGGATCCTGATCTGCAGATAGCTTCCAACGAGGCCGTCTTTGCAGTCACACGGGCAGTGGAGCTGTTTATAGAATCCCTGGCACGTGAATCCTTCACCTACACGGTGCAAGCTAAGAAGAAGACAATGCAGAAGCGTGATGTGGATATGGCTATATCAGCTGTCGATAGTTTGTTGTTCCTCGATggcgctttaaatttttag
- the LOC108595285 gene encoding uncharacterized protein LOC108595285 has product MLRQRHLLLLAFIVGSLQLPVTTVADDYDYGADETASPSNLTMPTRSPTAKKPYFEQANITKYVDSKDGTVKLDCPVKNAPTTLVILWYREDQMISTGNVTVGSNYSLGKDTSLLAPLQLAVNHNFSCTVQPGDVKRYIMVKLGPPPTSSRSTTTSTTPASVEGSAAMNYFISSFTLLSSLICTFVYAN; this is encoded by the exons ATGTTGAGGCAAAGACATCtcttgctgctggcatttatcGTTGGATCTTTGCAGCTGCCAG TAACTACTGTCGCTGATGATTATGACTACGGTGCAGACGAAACGGCATCGCCTAGCAACTTGACTATGCCCACAAGGAGCCCTACTGCCAAGAAGCCCTACTTCGAGCAGGCCAATATCACCAAATATGTGGACTCCAAGGACGGCACCGTTAAGTTGGATTGCCCAGTAAAGAATGCAC CTACTACATTGGTTATACTCTGGTATCGCGAAGATCAGATGATCAGCACTGGCAATGTGACGGTCGGCAGCAACTACAGCCTGGGCAAAGACACGTCCTTGTTGGCGCCCTTACAGCTTGCAGTCAATCACAATTTCTCCTGCACAGTCCAGCCCGGCGATGTCAAGCGTTACATTATGGTAAAGCTCGGTCCACCACCCACCAGCAGCAGgagcaccaccaccagcaccaccccAGCATCCGTTGAAGGCAGCGCCGCTATGAACTACTTCATCAGCAGTTTCACACTCTTGAGCTCACTGATCTgtacttttgtttatgccaattaa
- the LOC108595164 gene encoding KH domain-containing, RNA-binding, signal transduction-associated protein 3 isoform X1 produces MPRDYDRDYNEDTAADYKRKRRDDETTGSAADAPETEGGHTTNHAPLHDTPQLNEKTNAYLQECLLEKKTLEKKNIITKRLLDDEVEKILVSGRIPKPEIYANVYSEKPIRVAQKVLFPIKEYPKFNFVGKILGPKGNTLRQLQEETMCKMVVMGRNSMRDHGKEEELRSSGNPKYAHLSRDLHVEISTVAPPAEAYHRLGYALCEVRKFMIPDANDDIRLEQLREMDGKERMYKKSHHYSKSYGEHNAYSTRYVITPPPASAKPKVYSILEKARYVMDDPNYGIVKAHRSRDHELYDHHGEYDDRYATPPPPQSSKHSSHHGQYDSTSYERDYRREYHPHSTSSSYAAAAYTAKPSNGRSSSSYRPTASGSGTHSSAHYETGSRSRESLRYRSAPYPKMR; encoded by the exons ATGCCACGTGATTATGACAGAGACTACAACGAGGACACTGCCGCTGATTATAAGAGGAAGAGGCGTGATGATGAGACAACCGGCAGCGCAGCCGACGCGCCGGAGACAGAGGGCGGCCACACAACTAACCACGCCCCCTTGCATGATACGCCGCAGCTGAATGAAAAGACAAATGCGTACCTGCAAGAATGCTTACTGGAAAAAAAGACGCtggaaaagaaaaatattataacaaaGCGGCTGTTAGATGATG AGGTGGAAAAAATACTGGTCAGTGGGCGCATACCAAAGCCAGAGATTTACGCGAATGTTTATAGCGAAAAACCTATTAGAGTGGCCCAAAAAGTACTCTTTCCCATTAAGGAATACCCGAAATTCAATTTCGTGGGCAAAATACTGGGGCCCAAGGGCAACACATTGCGCCAGCTGCAGGAGGAGACAATGTGCAAAATGGTAGTAATGGGACGTAACTCGATGCGCGATCATGGCAAAGAAGAAGAGCTACGCAGCTCGGGCAATCCGAAATACGCACATCTGAGCAGGGACTTGCACGTAGAAATATCCACAGTGGCACCGCCAGCGGAGGCATATCATCGCCTGGGCTATGCCCTCTGCGAAGTGCGCAAATTTATGATACCTGATGCTAATGATGACATACGACTGGAACAGTTGCGCGAAATGGACGGCAAGGAGCGTATGTATAAGAAATCTCATCACTACTCCAAATCTTATGGCGAACATAACGCATATAGCACCCGGTATGTAAT tACACCGCCGCCTGCGTCTGCGAAACCCAAGGTATATTCCATATTGGAGAAGGCGCGCTATGTTATGGACGATCCCAATTATGGCATTGTTAAGGCGCATAGATCACGTGATCATGAACTCTATGATCATCATGGCGAGTATGATGATCGTTACGCGactccgccgccgccgcaatCGTCCAAGCACTCAAGCCATCATGGACAATATGACAGTACCTCGTATGAACGTGACTATCGCCGTGAATACCATCCGCACTCGACTTCCTCCTCATATGCGGCGGCGGCCTATACAG CAAAACCAAGCAACGGTCGTTCATCATCGTCATATAGACCCACAGCATCGGGCTCGGGAACCCATTCATCGGCTCACTATGAGACTGGATCACGTTCTCGTGAAAGCTTGCGTTATCGCTCGGCTCCTTATCCAAAAATGCGCTAA
- the LOC108595039 gene encoding KH domain-containing, RNA-binding, signal transduction-associated protein 3 — protein MDMLKVESPGSEFSDNKPIHEHQPRLNEVAQKFLADLDEERGRLAAEFPLCALLIDEAVDRVYCTGRIPGREFYADVYKQKPMKITQKVFVPVKQYPKFNFTGKILGPKGNSLRRLQDETQCKIAIKGRSSIRDRGKEEQLRNSGDPRYAHLQKDLFLEVSTVATPAECYARIAYALAEIRKYLIPDKNDEVSHEQLRELIEMNPESAKNIHGPNLEAYRSVFDKKFGTNSGAPKYLNLIKRAAENPPEVEEAEEVAYEYEHRIPKRGPQSPYEYNKPRPSIIPTSAAAYKRPQPYQTDMKRMREPPIKSYKPNTYTILKKYK, from the exons atggataTGTTAAAAGTTGAATCTCCAGGCAGCGAATTTAGTGATAATAAGCCAATACACGAGCATCAGCCACGCTTAAATGAA GTGGCCCAAAAGTTTCTAGCTGACTTGGATGAGGAGCGCGGTCGCTTGGCTGCAGAATTTCCACTGTGCGCACTGTTAATAGACGAAG CTGTGGATCGTGTTTACTGCACCGGTCGCATACCTGGTCGCGAGTTCTATGCTGATGTCTACAAGCAGAAGCCAAtgaaaattacacaaaaagtttttgtgcCTGTCAAACAATATCCAAAG TTCAATTTCACAGGTAAAATCTTGGGGCCCAAGGGCAACTCGCTGCGTCGTCTGCAGGATGAAACCCAGTGCAAGATTGCCATAAAAGGACGCAGCTCTATACGAGATCGTGGCAAGGAGGAGCAGTTGCGCAACTCGGGAGATCCACGCTATGCGCACTTGCAGAAAGATCTCTTTCTGGAGGTTAGCACGGTAGCTACACCAGCTGAATGCTATGCGCGCATAGCCTACGCTTTGGCCGAGATACGGAAGTACTTGATACCAGACAAGAACGATGAAGTCTCGCATGAGCAGCTACGAGAACTAATAGAAATGAATCCCGAGTCAGCCAAGAACATACATGGTCCAAACTTGGAGGCTTACAG ATCTGTTTTTGACAAGAAGTTTGGTACCAACAGTGGTGCGCCTAAGTACTTGAATCTCATCAAACGTGCAGCGGAAAATCCGCCTGA AGTGGAAGAAGCTGAGGAGGTTGCGTACGAGTACGAGCATCGCATTCCAAAGCGTGGCCCACAATCACCCTATGAATATAATAAAC cacgCCCATCAATAATACCAACAAGCGCAGCTGCATATAAACGGCCTCAGCCTTATCAAACTGACATGAAACGTATGCGTGAACCACCCATCAAGTCTTATAAACCAAATACGTACACCATTTTGAAAAAGTATAAATGA
- the LOC108596003 gene encoding ventrally expressed gene D protein, which translates to MIPQSEFAATAAVQTQLDVDYCEESRCNQPQTAVEIYHRILERLQRQSEQHHMDKTADQISEDLLKQIWIASFTGGNIYYAT; encoded by the coding sequence ATGATACCTCAAAGTGAATTTGCTGCTACGGCCGCAGTGCAAACTCAATTGGATGTGGACTACTGCGAAGAAAGTCGCTGCAATCAGCCGCAGACAGCTGTGGAGATCTATCACAGAATTCTGGAGCGCTTGCAAAGACAATCAGAACAGCACCATATGGATAAAACTGCAGATCAAATCTCAGAAGATCTACTGAAACAGATTTGGATAGCCAGCTTTACTGGCGGCAATATTTACTACGCCACTTGA
- the LOC108597648 gene encoding LOW QUALITY PROTEIN: pickpocket protein 28 (The sequence of the model RefSeq protein was modified relative to this genomic sequence to represent the inferred CDS: substituted 1 base at 1 genomic stop codon), with translation MQPNSPSAAEGMERVXSKLFLWRSFKNSLVIFFKETGLHGLKFVGDAALTIWERCFFLIAFVAAFILTCQLISNIYAKWNSTPVIIGISPHATSILKVPFPAVTICNMNQVQRSKVQHYKVGSHEYEALHNLCNSDDEASEESADYYTNNTIIIADFVSTHAQPCEQMFHYCRFGAKEFDCKTYFRQVITDEGICCMFNGLPPQILYKTDSPSNLNLSVGVGFVPVAWNPETGYPKDLPKLFYPTTAVGTGITMGFTVVLDAQLNEYYCSSTNGPGFKLLFHNAISTPNLKEDGIMLGIGYETNFRLEFSISESHPNIRSIKRIDRQCVFNKEKVLLYHKDYTQKSCEDECRAKFLYNLCGCIPHKYPHIYKYARVCAVKDIFCERRAELENYKSEADKCRKLCLPSCFHLTYVADAFYIPLAKHDFRIANAKVAQLNKSYLLENVAVMNLYYRESAYYGTMKNVYFGLTEFLSNIGGVMGLFMGFSVISLAEVFYFLMLKPISELLLWQRGRQQLRNDPQPGKQQATPKKNKNEEIWYSSELYPKGIARKSTLANKH, from the exons ATGCAACCCAATAGCCCATCAGCAGCAGAGGGAATGGAAAGAGTATAATCAAAATT ATTCCTGTGGCGcagctttaaaaatagtttggttatattttttaaagaaactGGATTACATGGTTTAAAATTTGTAGGCGATGCAGCGTTAACTATTTGGGAAAG ATGCTTTTTTCTAAttgcgtttgttgctgctttcatATTGACTTGCCAGCtgatttcaaatatttatgccaaatgGAATAGCACGCCCGTTATTATAGGCATTAGTCCACATGCAACATCAATACTTAAAGTACCCTTTCCGGCTGTTACTATATGCAACATGAACCAGGTGCAACGCAGCAAGGTTCAGCATTATAAAGT CGGCTCACACGAATACGAGGCTTTGCATAATCTTTGCAACTCCGATGATGAAGCAAGCGAAGAATCTGCGGATTATTATACCAACAATACAATTATAATAGCCGACTTTGTTAGCACTCATGCTCAGCCCTGTGAGCAGATGTTTCATTATTGCCGCTTTGGCGCTAAAGAATTTGATTGTAAAACTTATTTTCGACAAGTCATTACCGATGAGGGAATCTGTTGTATGTTCAATGGTTTGCCACCgcaaatattatacaaaacaGA CTCGCcaagcaatttaaacttaagcgtGGGTGTGGGCTTTGTGCCTGTGGCATGGAATCCGGAGACAGGTTATCCTAAGGATTTGCCTAAATTGTTTTACCCTACGACAGCTGTTG GTACTGGCATTACAATGGGCTTTACTGTAGTTTTGGATGCGCAGCTTAATGAATATTATTGCTCATCGACAAATGGACCTGGATTTAAA TTATTATTTCACAATGCGATTTCAACGCCCAATTTAAAAGAGGACGGCATAATGTTAGGCATTGGCTACGAAACTAATTTTCGACTTGAGTTTAGCATCTCTGAGTCGCATCCGAACATAAGATCGATCAAGCGCATCGATCGCCAGTGCGTCTTTAACAAAGAGAAGGTTTTGCTCTACCATAAGGACTACACGCAAAAGAGCTGTGAGGATGAGTGCCGTGCAAagtttctatataatttgtgCGGCTGCATACCACATAAATATCCGCATATCTATAAATATGCACGCGTTTGCGCTGTGAAGGATATTTTTTGTGAACGACGTGCTGAGCTTGAGAACTATAAATCTGAGGCTGACAAGTGCCGCAAGCTCTGTCTGCCAAGCTGCTTTCATCTGACATACGTGGCGGATGCATTCTACATTCCGCTGGCTAAGCACGATTTTCGCATTGCTAATGCGAAGGTGGCGCAGCTGAACAAAAGCTATTTGCTGGAGAATGTAGCCGTTATGAATCTGTATTATCGCGAATCTGCATACTACGGCACCATGAAGAATGTCTACTTTGGCCTAACAGAGTTTCTTT CAAATATTGGCGGTGTTATGGGCTTGTTTATGGGTTTTAGCGTTATCTCGTTGGCGGAagtgttttactttttaatgcttaagccCATTTCTGAGCTTTTATTGTGGCAacgtggcaggcagcagctcagAAATGATCCTCAGcctggcaagcagcaagcaactcCTAAGAAGAATAAGAACGAAGAGATTTGGTATAGCAGCGAGCTATATCCAAAGGGCATTGCTAGAAAATCAACACTTGCCAACAAGCATTAA
- the LOC108595164 gene encoding KH domain-containing, RNA-binding, signal transduction-associated protein 2 isoform X2, producing the protein MPRDYDRDYNEDTAADYKRKRRDDETTGSAADAPETEGGHTTNHAPLHDTPQLNEKTNAYLQECLLEKKTLEKKNIITKRLLDDEVEKILVSGRIPKPEIYANVYSEKPIRVAQKVLFPIKEYPKFNFVGKILGPKGNTLRQLQEETMCKMVVMGRNSMRDHGKEEELRSSGNPKYAHLSRDLHVEISTVAPPAEAYHRLGYALCEVRKFMIPDANDDIRLEQLREMDGKERMYKKSHHYSKSYGEHNAYSTRTPPPASAKPKVYSILEKARYVMDDPNYGIVKAHRSRDHELYDHHGEYDDRYATPPPPQSSKHSSHHGQYDSTSYERDYRREYHPHSTSSSYAAAAYTAKPSNGRSSSSYRPTASGSGTHSSAHYETGSRSRESLRYRSAPYPKMR; encoded by the exons ATGCCACGTGATTATGACAGAGACTACAACGAGGACACTGCCGCTGATTATAAGAGGAAGAGGCGTGATGATGAGACAACCGGCAGCGCAGCCGACGCGCCGGAGACAGAGGGCGGCCACACAACTAACCACGCCCCCTTGCATGATACGCCGCAGCTGAATGAAAAGACAAATGCGTACCTGCAAGAATGCTTACTGGAAAAAAAGACGCtggaaaagaaaaatattataacaaaGCGGCTGTTAGATGATG AGGTGGAAAAAATACTGGTCAGTGGGCGCATACCAAAGCCAGAGATTTACGCGAATGTTTATAGCGAAAAACCTATTAGAGTGGCCCAAAAAGTACTCTTTCCCATTAAGGAATACCCGAAATTCAATTTCGTGGGCAAAATACTGGGGCCCAAGGGCAACACATTGCGCCAGCTGCAGGAGGAGACAATGTGCAAAATGGTAGTAATGGGACGTAACTCGATGCGCGATCATGGCAAAGAAGAAGAGCTACGCAGCTCGGGCAATCCGAAATACGCACATCTGAGCAGGGACTTGCACGTAGAAATATCCACAGTGGCACCGCCAGCGGAGGCATATCATCGCCTGGGCTATGCCCTCTGCGAAGTGCGCAAATTTATGATACCTGATGCTAATGATGACATACGACTGGAACAGTTGCGCGAAATGGACGGCAAGGAGCGTATGTATAAGAAATCTCATCACTACTCCAAATCTTATGGCGAACATAACGCATATAGCACCCG tACACCGCCGCCTGCGTCTGCGAAACCCAAGGTATATTCCATATTGGAGAAGGCGCGCTATGTTATGGACGATCCCAATTATGGCATTGTTAAGGCGCATAGATCACGTGATCATGAACTCTATGATCATCATGGCGAGTATGATGATCGTTACGCGactccgccgccgccgcaatCGTCCAAGCACTCAAGCCATCATGGACAATATGACAGTACCTCGTATGAACGTGACTATCGCCGTGAATACCATCCGCACTCGACTTCCTCCTCATATGCGGCGGCGGCCTATACAG CAAAACCAAGCAACGGTCGTTCATCATCGTCATATAGACCCACAGCATCGGGCTCGGGAACCCATTCATCGGCTCACTATGAGACTGGATCACGTTCTCGTGAAAGCTTGCGTTATCGCTCGGCTCCTTATCCAAAAATGCGCTAA
- the LOC108595166 gene encoding KH domain-containing, RNA-binding, signal transduction-associated protein 1 produces the protein MAENGIANPNSAGTSNGDHESEHNVVTVIDNEKGKAQPSAQKYMQELMSERSRMENQFPLAVKLIDEALERVQLNGRIPTRDQYADVYQQRTIKLSQKVHVPIKDKKFNYVGKLLGPKGNSLRRLQEETQCKIVILGRFSMKDRAREEELRNSADAKYAHLNLPLHVEVSTIAPPAEAYARVAYALAEIRRYLIPDKHDDIRQEQYRELMEDPEAAKKLTLRQIQQQQQQQQQQQQQQQPSSAVAVVAGISGNVNQRVGGNYRQKFQQQSHCHHNDETVYYRSHNNAYHQPKPYVPAAQRGNAMHSTLPPQAIVRTSVVSAASFNGRNAGLGNAGGGIMTNSIVAATGGGLGAGVPPIRHYRPAAPYQFVKK, from the exons ATGGCGGAGAACGGAATTGCAAATCCGAACAGTGCTGGCACCAGCAACGGCGACCACGAGAGTGAACACAATGTGGTAACGGTAATAGATAATGAGAAGGGCAAGGCTCAACCGTCGGCCCAGAAATATATGCAGGAACTGATGAGCGAACGGTCGCGCATGGAGAACCAATTTCCGTTGGCAGTGAAACTAATTGACGAAG CTTTGGAGCGAGTGCAGTTGAACGGGCGCATACCAACGAGAGACCAATACGCCGATGTGTATCAGCAGCGAACAATCAAATTGTCGCAGAAGGTGCACGTGCCTATTAAGGATAAGAAGTTTAACTATGTGGGCAAACTGCTGGGCCCCAAGGGCAATTCGCTGCGTCGCCTGCAAGAGGAGACGCAATGCAAGATTGTCATACTCGGTCGCTTCTCGATGAAGGATCGTGCACGCGAGGAGGAGCTGCGCAATTCTGCGGATGCTAAATATGCCCACCTGAATCTACCGCTCCATGTCGAAGTGTCCACCATTGCGCCACCAGCCGAGGCCTACGCACGCGTTGCCTACGCGCTTGCCGAAATAAGGCGTTACCTCATACCCGATAAGCACGATGATATACGCCAGGAGCAGTATCGCGAGCTCATGGAGGACCCTGAGGCGGCCAAGAAGCTAACACTGCGCCaaattcaacagcagcagcaacaacaacaacaacagcagcagcagcagcaaccgtcATCAGCGGTTGCCGTTGTTGCTGGTATTAGTGGCAATGTCAATCAACGCGTCGGCGGCAACTACAG ACAAAAGTTTCAACAGCAATCGCACTGTCATCACAACGACGAGACTGTCTACTATCGTTCACATAATAACGCCTACCACCAGCCAAAACCCTATGTGCCAG CTGCCCAGCGAGGCAATGCCATGCATTCGACCTTGCCGCCCCAAGCCATAGTGCGCACTTCGGTAGTGAGTGCGGCTAGTTTTAATGGACGCAACGCAGGTTTGGGCAATGCTGGCGGCGGCATTATGACCAACAGcattgtggctgccacaggtGGCGGTCTGGGTGCTGGAGTGCCTCCAATACGGCACTATCGTCCTGCTGCTCCCTATCAGTTTGTCAAGAAATAA
- the LOC108597649 gene encoding probable palmitoyltransferase ZDHHC24 produces MKLRKNPLPNNAGDIACFLLIGLGVPTIVIWDLFIVLPAVYEPGSFMYNFTFVFSLFLLFNLVSNMLFCILVDTSYDPKILEPPQPGSGDRENWHHCESCNCLAPPRAWHCKTCGICILKRDHHCIFTGCCVGHKNHRYFMLYVGYLVIGSFYALAYNLYYLFVIRADIYTQTFYHFHMFTMPILLLRGYAVFMPAIFLMLNLVAVSISACIFLVHFNLVRRSAVFADKDRSKFDLGLYRNLQSTFGTRVNLVWISPFIKSPLPDDGFHWPESGDQRLKEIS; encoded by the exons ATGAAACTTCGTAAGAACCCGCTGCCAAATAATGCCGGCGATATTGCGTGCTTCCTACTGATTGGCTTGGGCGTGCCAACAATCGTCATATGGGACCTTTTTATTGTATTACCGGCAGTCTACGAACCCGGCAGCTTCATGTACAATTTTACCTTCGTATTTAGCTTATTTCTGTTATTCAATCTAGTGAGTAACATGCTGTTCTGCATACTGGTTGATACCAGCTACGATC ctaaaATACTTGAACCACCACAGCCAGGGAGCGGAGACCGAGAGAACTGGCATCATTGTGAATCCTGCAATTGCTTAGCACCGCCAAGAGCTTGGCATTGTAAAACTTGtggtatttgcattttgaaacGCGATCATCATTGTATATTTACGGGCTGTTGTGTTGGCCACAAAAATCACCGCTATTTTATGCTCTACGTCGGATATCTGGTTATTGGTTCGTTCTATGCGCTGGCCTATAACTTGTACTATTTGTTTGTGATTAGGGCAGATATCTATACACAAACATTTTATCATTTTCATATGTTCACTATGCCTATCCTGTTATTACGTGGATACGCTGTATTTATGCCGGCTATCTTTCTTATGCTAAATCTTGTAGCTGTATCAATTAGTGCGTGTATTTTTCTCGTACATTTTAATCTTGTAAGACGCTCTGCAGTCTTTGCGGACAAGGATAGGTCTAAGTTCGATCTTGGCCTCTATCGTAACCTCCAAAGTACTTTCGGAACTCGCGTAAACTTAGTGTGGATCAGCCCGTTTATCAAAAGTCCATTACCTGATGATGGTTTTCACTGGCCGGAGTCTGGAGATCAACGtttaaaagaaat cTCTTAA
- the LOC108595282 gene encoding 28S ribosomal protein S29, mitochondrial, with protein MKMFRNQLGNLSRVSSQLQRISRVELMSTEVQPAESANSVINEFRTAVTSPGEHSALQLAKFYKIPAEEKKQIFAGGGLPKQYEQQIKTFTEACLMVRQPALELLNYIKNADLSKPAVRYVIYGDNGVGKTLTMAHVLHYGSLNDFLLVHVPWAPNWTKRPKESTNSSTQEGFIDLPFDAAAWLVHFKTQNAKLLQKLQLKTSKEYVWSKRESTPAGATLVELIEHGIARIKYATETTAALISELKLLSTGGQCKVLVAIDGFNAFFHPITRIFSDNKQLVTPDRITLTQPFLDITKYDWTNGICVLSVDKIAMTEGYMDSYMPRYLLGKTGFEHLDPFVPVHVTNYTDKEFLSCINYYMDRHWITKTQPGFEEQLKFMSNHNPYTLMQIVRGL; from the coding sequence atgaaAATGTTCCGCAACCAATTGGGCAATCTGTCGCGTGTATCttcgcagctgcagcgcataaGCCGTGTGGAATTGATGTCCACAGAAGTCCAGCCGGCAGAATCAGCCAACTCGGTTATCAATGAGTTCCGTACGGCAGTAACAAGCCCCGGTGAGCACTCGGCGCTGCAACTGGCTAAATTCTACAAAATACCCGCGGAAGAGAAAAAACAAATCTTTGCCGGTGGCGGTCTGCCCAAGCAgtatgagcaacaaataaaaacctTTACGGAGGCATGCCTCATGGTGCGGCAACCGGCGCTGGAGTTGcttaactatataaaaaatgcagatCTGAGCAAGCCAGCAGTGCGTTATGTTATCTATGGAGACAATGGTGTGGGCAAGACGCTAACGATGGCACACGTACTGCACTATGGATCGTTGAACGACTTTTTGCTGGTACATGTGCCCTGGGCGCCCAACTGGACCAAGCGCCCCAAGGAGTCTACCAATTCGAGCACACAAGAAGGCTTCATTGACTTGCCTTTCGATGCTGCCGCGTGGCTGGTGCACTTTAAAACGCAAAACGCCAAGCTCCTGCAGAAATTACAGCTGAAGACATCCAAGGAATACGTGTGGAGCAAACGTGAAAGCACGCCGGCCGGTGCAACGCTTGTCGAGCTTATTGAGCATGGCATTGCGCGCATTAAGTACGCTACGGAGACGACGGCAGCGCTTATTTCAGAGCTGAAACTGCTTTCTACGGGTGGACAATGCAAGGTACTGGTAGCCATTGATGGCTTCAATGCCTTCTTTCATCCAATTACGCGCATCTTCTCTGACAACAAGCAACTCGTTACACCAGATCGCATTACGTTAACGCAACCTTTTCTGGATATAACCAAGTACGACTGGACCAATGGCATTTGTGTGCTGTCCGTGGATAAGATAGCCATGACCGAGGGCTATATGGACTCTTATATGCCACGTTATCTGCTGGGCAAGACGGGCTTTGAGCATCTCGATCCGTTTGTGCCCGTGCATGTGACTAACTACACGGATAAGGAGTTCTTAagctgcattaattattatatggATCGTCACTGGATTACAAAAACGCAGCCCGGCTTTGAGGAGCAGCTAAAGTTTATGAGCAATCATAATCCTTATACGCTAATGCAAATTGTACGTGGGCTGTAA